A stretch of Cucumis sativus cultivar 9930 chromosome 2, Cucumber_9930_V3, whole genome shotgun sequence DNA encodes these proteins:
- the HMA3 gene encoding putative inactive cadmium/zinc-transporting ATPase HMA3 isoform X1, producing MSEEATEKMNKKVIKENKKMERSHFDVLGICCSSEIPLIENILKPLQGIKQITVIVPTRTLIVVHDSLLISQLQIVKALNEARLEANIQLKGKGIMKKKWPSPYAIASGLLLTASFLKYVYHPLRWLAVAAVAAGIFPILLKAISAIRHLRVDVNILAIIAVVGTIAMDDYMEAGSIVFLFSIAEWLESRASHKANGAMCSLMRLAPQKATIAESGEVVDVRDVKLKSVLGVKAGEVIPIDGIVVEGNCEVDEKTLSGETFPVTKQKDSLVWAGTINLNGYISVQTTVVAEDCVVAKMAELVEEAQNNKSKTQTFIDECAKYYTPAVVIISACLAAIPAALRVHNLRHWLHLALVVLVSACPCALILSTPVAAFCALTKAAMAGVLIKGGNHLEVLAKIKVMAFDKTGTITRGEFVVTHFQALRDDINFHTLLQWVSSIESKSSHPMATALVNYGKLHSIDLKPENVEEFENFLGEGVRGKIDGNDIYIGSKKIAARAGYDIPVSSKLNNFDDETRQEQTLGYVFCGGMMIGSFGLLDSCRSGVKEAIEEIKSFGIKTAMLTGDCRAAAMHVQEQLGNTLDVIHSELLPKEKANIIKEFKNNDGAIAMVGDGLNDTPALATADIGMSMGISGSALATETGNVILMSNDMRKIPKAIKLAKTFHTKVVQNVILSIGTKTAILGLAFAGHPLIWAAVLADVGTCLLVILNSMLLLRGMDHKHGKKKCCKSSKPCLTKHGQLCDGARSSHHHSHHHDHDHDHDHHNHRCHVVDDQSASQENNHVHKHCCCEEKDHKMQLSQDHNKETCGVLNQEKNNHECGEHECEETNVHHKKEDKFHHNYSNQCEKTPLEREIRGNSSKRVGKSDCNCHSHHVTIDIHESNECERVDHN from the exons ATGAGTGAGGAGGCAACCGAGAAGATGAATAagaaagtaataaaagaaaacaaaaaaatggaaagaagcCATTTTGATGTGTTGGGAATTTGCTGTTCTTCAGAAATCCCTTTGATTGAAAACATCCTCAAACCCCTCCAAGGAATCAAACAAATCACTGTCATTGTCCCTACAAGAACACTCATTGTTGTTCATGATTCGCTTCTCATTTCCCAACTTCAAATTg TGAAAGCTCTAAATGAAGCAAGATTGGAGGCAAATAtacaattaaaaggaaagggaattatgaagaagaaatggcCAAGTCCTTATGCAATAGCCAGTGGGTTGCTTCTAACTGCGTCGTTTTTGAAGTATGTCTACCACCCATTGCGGTGGCTTGCCGTTGCAGCCGTTGCCGCCGGCATCTTTCCCATTCTTCTAAAAGCCATTTCTGCCATTCGCCACCTCAGAGTTGATGTCAACATTCTTGCTATTATTGCAG TTGTGGGGACAATTGCAATGGATGATTATATGGAAGCTGGGAGTatagtgtttttgttttccattgCCGAATGGCTTGAGTCAAGAGCAAGCCACAAG GCGAATGGTGCAATGTGTTCACTAATGAGGTTAGCTCCCCAGAAAGCCACAATAGCTGAAAGTGGAGAGGTTGTGGATGTAAGAGATGTGAAATTGAAGAGTGTGTTAGGTGTGAAAGCTGGAGAAGTTATTCCGATTGATGGGATTGTTGTTGAAGGCAATTGTGAAGTTGATGAGAAAACTTTGAGTGGAGAAACTTTCCCTGTTACCAAACAAAAAGATTCTCTTGTTTGGGCTGGTACCATCAACTTAAATG GTTACATAAGTGTTCAAACAACAGTTGTAGCTGAGGATTGTGTGGTAGCAAAAATGGCTGAGCTTGTAGAAGAAGctcaaaataacaaatcaaaaaCTCAAACATTCATTGATGAATGTGCCAAATATTACACCCCAg cTGTTGTTATCATCTCAGCTTGTCTAGCAGCCATTCCAGCTGCATTGCGAGTTCATAATCTCAGGCATTGGCTTCACTTAGCTTTGGTGGTTTTAGTGAGTGCATGTCCTTGTGCCTTAATCCTCTCCACCCCGGTCGCCGCATTTTGTGCTCTTACGAAGGCAGCCATGGCCGGAGTTTTGATCAAAGGCGGCAACCACCTTGAAGTTCTTGCAAAGATTAAGGTTATGGCCTTTGATAAAACTGGCACGATCACTAGAGGTGAATTTGTTGTAACACATTTTCAAGCTCTAAGAGATGATATTAACTTCCACACCTTGCTCCAATG GGTTTCAAGCATTGAGAGCAAATCAAGCCATCCAATGGCAACTGCCCTTGTCAACTACGGAAAGCTGCATTCTATCGATCTTAAGCCGGAAAACGTAgaggaatttgaaaattttctaggAGAAGGTGTTCGTGGGAAGATAGATGGTAATGATATTTACATTGGAAGCAAAAAAATTGCTGCCAGAGCTGGCTACGACATACCAG tttcttcAAAATTGAACAACTTTGACGATGAAACGAGACAAGAGCAAACCCTTGGATATGTATTTTGTGGGGGGATGATGATTGGATCTTTCGGTTTATTGGATTCGTGTCGTTCCGGAGTTAAAGAGGCAATCGAGGAGATCAAAAGTTTTGGAATTAAAACTGCTATGCTCACAGGAGATTGTAGGGCAGCTGCCATGCATGTCCAAGAACAG CTCGGGAATACGCTTGACGTAATCCATTCAGAACTTCTACCAAAGGAGAAGGCAAATAtcataaaagaatttaaaaataatgatggAGCAATTGCCATGGTTGGAGATGGCTTAAATGATACCCCAGCATTAGCTACCGCTGATATTGGCATGTCAATGGGTATTTCAGGTTCAGCATTGGCCACTGAAACTGGGAATGTGATTTTAATGTCAAATGACATGAGAAAGATTCCAAAAGCCATCAAACTAGCAAAGACATTCCACACAAAAGTAGTTCAAAATGTCATTTTGTCAATCGGTACAAAGACTGCCATCCTAGGCTTGGCATTTGCTGGACATCCCCTCATTTGGGCAGCCGTTCTTGCTGATGTCGGTACTTGTCTATTGGTCATCTTGAACAGCATGCTCCTTTTGAGAGGAATGGATCACAaacatggaaagaaaaaatgttgcaAATCTTCCAAACCATGCTTAACGAAACATGGACAACTGTGCGATGGTGCTAGATCTTCTCATCATCACAGCCATCATCATGATCATGATCATGATCATGATCACCATAATCATCGATGCCATGTCGTCGATGATCAATCAGCTAGTCAAGAGAATAATCATGTCCATAAGCATTGTTGTTGTGAGGAAAAGGATCACAAGATGCAACTTTCACAAGATCACAATAAAGAAACATGTGGAGTACTGAACCAAGAGAAGAATAATCATGAATGTGGAGAGCATGAGTGTGAGGAAACTAATGTGcatcataaaaaagaagataaatttcATCATAACTATTCAAATCAATGTGAGAAAACCCCACTTGAGAGAGAGATTAGGGGAAATTCTTCAAAGAGAGTGGGTAAATCAGATTGTAATTGCCACTCACATCATGTTACAATTGACATTCATGAAAGTAATGAGTGTGAGAGAGTAGATCATAATTAG
- the HMA3 gene encoding putative inactive cadmium/zinc-transporting ATPase HMA3 has translation MERSHFDVLGICCSSEIPLIENILKPLQGIKQITVIVPTRTLIVVHDSLLISQLQIVKALNEARLEANIQLKGKGIMKKKWPSPYAIASGLLLTASFLKYVYHPLRWLAVAAVAAGIFPILLKAISAIRHLRVDVNILAIIAVVGTIAMDDYMEAGSIVFLFSIAEWLESRASHKANGAMCSLMRLAPQKATIAESGEVVDVRDVKLKSVLGVKAGEVIPIDGIVVEGNCEVDEKTLSGETFPVTKQKDSLVWAGTINLNGYISVQTTVVAEDCVVAKMAELVEEAQNNKSKTQTFIDECAKYYTPAVVIISACLAAIPAALRVHNLRHWLHLALVVLVSACPCALILSTPVAAFCALTKAAMAGVLIKGGNHLEVLAKIKVMAFDKTGTITRGEFVVTHFQALRDDINFHTLLQWVSSIESKSSHPMATALVNYGKLHSIDLKPENVEEFENFLGEGVRGKIDGNDIYIGSKKIAARAGYDIPVSSKLNNFDDETRQEQTLGYVFCGGMMIGSFGLLDSCRSGVKEAIEEIKSFGIKTAMLTGDCRAAAMHVQEQLGNTLDVIHSELLPKEKANIIKEFKNNDGAIAMVGDGLNDTPALATADIGMSMGISGSALATETGNVILMSNDMRKIPKAIKLAKTFHTKVVQNVILSIGTKTAILGLAFAGHPLIWAAVLADVGTCLLVILNSMLLLRGMDHKHGKKKCCKSSKPCLTKHGQLCDGARSSHHHSHHHDHDHDHDHHNHRCHVVDDQSASQENNHVHKHCCCEEKDHKMQLSQDHNKETCGVLNQEKNNHECGEHECEETNVHHKKEDKFHHNYSNQCEKTPLEREIRGNSSKRVGKSDCNCHSHHVTIDIHESNECERVDHN, from the exons atggaaagaagcCATTTTGATGTGTTGGGAATTTGCTGTTCTTCAGAAATCCCTTTGATTGAAAACATCCTCAAACCCCTCCAAGGAATCAAACAAATCACTGTCATTGTCCCTACAAGAACACTCATTGTTGTTCATGATTCGCTTCTCATTTCCCAACTTCAAATTg TGAAAGCTCTAAATGAAGCAAGATTGGAGGCAAATAtacaattaaaaggaaagggaattatgaagaagaaatggcCAAGTCCTTATGCAATAGCCAGTGGGTTGCTTCTAACTGCGTCGTTTTTGAAGTATGTCTACCACCCATTGCGGTGGCTTGCCGTTGCAGCCGTTGCCGCCGGCATCTTTCCCATTCTTCTAAAAGCCATTTCTGCCATTCGCCACCTCAGAGTTGATGTCAACATTCTTGCTATTATTGCAG TTGTGGGGACAATTGCAATGGATGATTATATGGAAGCTGGGAGTatagtgtttttgttttccattgCCGAATGGCTTGAGTCAAGAGCAAGCCACAAG GCGAATGGTGCAATGTGTTCACTAATGAGGTTAGCTCCCCAGAAAGCCACAATAGCTGAAAGTGGAGAGGTTGTGGATGTAAGAGATGTGAAATTGAAGAGTGTGTTAGGTGTGAAAGCTGGAGAAGTTATTCCGATTGATGGGATTGTTGTTGAAGGCAATTGTGAAGTTGATGAGAAAACTTTGAGTGGAGAAACTTTCCCTGTTACCAAACAAAAAGATTCTCTTGTTTGGGCTGGTACCATCAACTTAAATG GTTACATAAGTGTTCAAACAACAGTTGTAGCTGAGGATTGTGTGGTAGCAAAAATGGCTGAGCTTGTAGAAGAAGctcaaaataacaaatcaaaaaCTCAAACATTCATTGATGAATGTGCCAAATATTACACCCCAg cTGTTGTTATCATCTCAGCTTGTCTAGCAGCCATTCCAGCTGCATTGCGAGTTCATAATCTCAGGCATTGGCTTCACTTAGCTTTGGTGGTTTTAGTGAGTGCATGTCCTTGTGCCTTAATCCTCTCCACCCCGGTCGCCGCATTTTGTGCTCTTACGAAGGCAGCCATGGCCGGAGTTTTGATCAAAGGCGGCAACCACCTTGAAGTTCTTGCAAAGATTAAGGTTATGGCCTTTGATAAAACTGGCACGATCACTAGAGGTGAATTTGTTGTAACACATTTTCAAGCTCTAAGAGATGATATTAACTTCCACACCTTGCTCCAATG GGTTTCAAGCATTGAGAGCAAATCAAGCCATCCAATGGCAACTGCCCTTGTCAACTACGGAAAGCTGCATTCTATCGATCTTAAGCCGGAAAACGTAgaggaatttgaaaattttctaggAGAAGGTGTTCGTGGGAAGATAGATGGTAATGATATTTACATTGGAAGCAAAAAAATTGCTGCCAGAGCTGGCTACGACATACCAG tttcttcAAAATTGAACAACTTTGACGATGAAACGAGACAAGAGCAAACCCTTGGATATGTATTTTGTGGGGGGATGATGATTGGATCTTTCGGTTTATTGGATTCGTGTCGTTCCGGAGTTAAAGAGGCAATCGAGGAGATCAAAAGTTTTGGAATTAAAACTGCTATGCTCACAGGAGATTGTAGGGCAGCTGCCATGCATGTCCAAGAACAG CTCGGGAATACGCTTGACGTAATCCATTCAGAACTTCTACCAAAGGAGAAGGCAAATAtcataaaagaatttaaaaataatgatggAGCAATTGCCATGGTTGGAGATGGCTTAAATGATACCCCAGCATTAGCTACCGCTGATATTGGCATGTCAATGGGTATTTCAGGTTCAGCATTGGCCACTGAAACTGGGAATGTGATTTTAATGTCAAATGACATGAGAAAGATTCCAAAAGCCATCAAACTAGCAAAGACATTCCACACAAAAGTAGTTCAAAATGTCATTTTGTCAATCGGTACAAAGACTGCCATCCTAGGCTTGGCATTTGCTGGACATCCCCTCATTTGGGCAGCCGTTCTTGCTGATGTCGGTACTTGTCTATTGGTCATCTTGAACAGCATGCTCCTTTTGAGAGGAATGGATCACAaacatggaaagaaaaaatgttgcaAATCTTCCAAACCATGCTTAACGAAACATGGACAACTGTGCGATGGTGCTAGATCTTCTCATCATCACAGCCATCATCATGATCATGATCATGATCATGATCACCATAATCATCGATGCCATGTCGTCGATGATCAATCAGCTAGTCAAGAGAATAATCATGTCCATAAGCATTGTTGTTGTGAGGAAAAGGATCACAAGATGCAACTTTCACAAGATCACAATAAAGAAACATGTGGAGTACTGAACCAAGAGAAGAATAATCATGAATGTGGAGAGCATGAGTGTGAGGAAACTAATGTGcatcataaaaaagaagataaatttcATCATAACTATTCAAATCAATGTGAGAAAACCCCACTTGAGAGAGAGATTAGGGGAAATTCTTCAAAGAGAGTGGGTAAATCAGATTGTAATTGCCACTCACATCATGTTACAATTGACATTCATGAAAGTAATGAGTGTGAGAGAGTAGATCATAATTAG